GAAACCTTAACCGACCGCGAAAAGAAAGATCTTCTAAAACAAAAAGTCGTGGGCTTCCAAAAAGTGAAAGCACTTGCCTAAAATATCGCCGCTAGACCCAAATAAACTAATTAAAATCTTGGAGAAAGAAGGTTTCAAAGTTATTCGCCAGAAAGGCTCCCACGTTATTTTAATAAACGACCAGAAAACGAGAGTAGTCATTCCCATGCATCCTGGGAAAGACGTCAAACCAGGGCTATCAAGAGCTATGCTTAAGGAAGCTGGAATAAGCAGAGAAAGATTCCTCAAACTTTTAAAGGAAAAATAAAACCCCAAACCCCTGAAGAAACCATCCTTATAGACGAAAAAAGAATCTCGTCTACGACTACTTACCGTGTAAACCATAATGGCAAAACGAAAAAAAGTAGCTGCGCAAAAACCCGCCATAAACCCTCTTCCCGAATTCCCATTTTGCCCAACTGATAAAATTAATGATGCGCTTTCACGTTGGCATTGGGAAAAACGAAAATTGCTTTCTCGCAACTCCATACCTTCTTTTCTGTGTTTTCTGCAGCAGATAAAAGACCTGATAGTGGTAAAGTATTAAAGTATCATTTTCCACTTTGTTTATGGCGATAACCAAATGACTACTGCTATCAAAATCGAAGAGCGGAAAAAAACCAAAGTAGATCTGTTTTTAGCTTCTCTTATGCTTCAAGAAAACATAAAAATAACAACGCAAGAAGCCATAGGTTTAATGATTGATTACGCTCTCGAAAACGAGGAAGAACTCGTCAAGAAACTCAAGCATTTGCCAGTTCTTGAAGACGACCCCGCCTGGAAAGCACTCAACAACCCCAAACACTGGGGCGTAAAAGACTCTTCAACAAGGATAGACGAATTCGTTTATGGCTGCTGACTACCATGGCCGTTTTTGTCGACACCGGAATCTTTGTAGCCCTGCACAACGCAGACGATGAGTTCCATTCAAGAAGCAAAGAGCTCATGAAGCAGGCTTTAAAAAGCGATTTCAGTAGGATATTCACTTCGGACTACGTGATCGATGAAGCAATCACCACAGCTTTGGTGAGAACAAAAAAACACGATTTAGCCATAGACTTAGGCATGTTTATTATCTCATCGCCTAGAATCACAAAAATATGGATTGCCCAAGAATCCTTTGAAAAAGCATGGAAAAAATTCAGCGCTCTTAAAGATAAGCCCTTGAGCTTCACGGACTGCACTTCTATAGCGCTTATGGAGATGAGGGGAATTAAGCAGATTATGAGTTTTGACAGCGGCTTTGACGGATTGGTTTCCAGAATCTGCTAAACAGGGCAGCATC
The sequence above is a segment of the Candidatus Bathyarchaeota archaeon genome. Coding sequences within it:
- a CDS encoding type II toxin-antitoxin system HicA family toxin; the encoded protein is MPKISPLDPNKLIKILEKEGFKVIRQKGSHVILINDQKTRVVIPMHPGKDVKPGLSRAMLKEAGISRERFLKLLKEK
- a CDS encoding type II toxin-antitoxin system VapC family toxin → MAVFVDTGIFVALHNADDEFHSRSKELMKQALKSDFSRIFTSDYVIDEAITTALVRTKKHDLAIDLGMFIISSPRITKIWIAQESFEKAWKKFSALKDKPLSFTDCTSIALMEMRGIKQIMSFDSGFDGLVSRIC